The Candidatus Poribacteria bacterium DNA segment ATATCTAAGTAATTCTAAAATCTACCATAAACGCTCTGCTACTGCTGGCGAGGTTTCCTAACCTCGCCGATCCTGATATCTAAGTAATTCTAAAATCTACCATAGAGACATAGCACTCCAGCGGAGTGCTATGTCTATTTATCCTCAAATCTCCATTCATGTTCATAATCGATCGTAAGTCGAACTCACGTTATCCTTAGATTTTTAATTTATAGTAACACTTAGAATTAAAAATACATTTTAACAATATCAGAGTGCCTCTATCGTAGGGGCGAGGTCTCCTCGCCCGCTAAAGAGTGTCTCATTAATTTTTGGAATTACTATAACCTGTAGTGAGCGGGAACTCGCGCCTACAGACCTGTAGATTAATAGCCCAATTGGCGCAGATATTCTCGGTTCACCGTCATGCGTTCGAGATCCGAACGTTCCTCAACCTGTCCGGGGCATGCGGTAACCCAGCGGTCATAATTGAGTTCCTCGAGTGTCGACATGATTCCGGGGAAATCCATGACAGTACCGGCACCGACATCCACCCAACCCACATCGTAAGGTGTGTCATCATCGCCACCGGTTACGCTACAATAATCCTGTAGGTGAACATAGACGAGGACATCGCTATATCGGCGAATGGATTCAATCGGATCGTAGCCCCAGAGTGCGGAATGCGATACGTCTATGCACAATTTACATTTTCGGAGGAGACTCATATATTTCGCCCAGTCGTCGATCGAGTCCACTGTCGTGTTGGTATGGATATGATAACAGACATCCAAGCCGTATTGTGCGGCGTATTCTGCCCACGCTTCGGAGACATCGGCGAGTGCGGCGAGATCTGAATTATTTATTGGACGGTCTTGCGGTTTTCCTGCACCCATGAACATGAAACAATCGGCTTCAACTTCTGCCGCAAAGTCAATACGCCGTTTGTTGAGTTCCATCTGTTCTGTATCTTGGTCGATCGGCAGTCCGCGTGCTGTTACGGCGGCGATCGGTAAATCCGTGTTATTGCATACTTGTCGAATGTGTTGGGGGGTGCCTACCCAGTCGAGGGATTGCCGCATCTCCCAACCGTCCCATCCGGCGTCCTTCAGTTGCGTCAACAATTCCTCAAAATCTGGGGTCTGCCAACGTAATGTACTATATCCAAATTTGAAACCCATGCTATTTCCTCCTTGTTTGGCGTTTGGCAAGAATAACGATCACCCGTCGGCTTTCAGCCATCAGTTGTGATAAGTTGTAAAGTGAGCTAAAGTCGAGAAGTTGTAACGTTTATCCTAACTTGCAACATTTACGGACTTGCAAACTTTCTACTGACCGCTGATTACTGATTGCTAATGGTTATCTAAAGTATTATACCACAATTTCAAAAAAATCTATTGCTATATAACGAACAGTTTTGTTAAACTATATCCGTGAAATTCAGGGATTTTCCGTAATTACCCATTTTAAGGAGAAAGTATGACTAAAGTGAAACTCGGTTTTATCGGAACCGGCGGTATGGCTGGTGCGCACATGAGCAACCTTAAAGACAACTTTGAGGACGTTGAGTTCTCTGCAATGTGTGACATCTCGGAAGACCGAGCAAAACAGCGTGCCGAAGAATTCGGCGGAAACGCTTACACCGACTATCGCGTCATGTACGACAAAGAGGACTTGGACGCCGTCTATATCTGTACACCACCTTTTGCACACGGTGAACAGGAACGCATCGCCTGTGAAAAAGGCATTGCGATGTTTATCGAGAAGCCGATCCATTCCGAGTTGGAACCAGCGATTATCATCAATGAATACGTTGAACAGAGCGGCGTCGTTACGAGTGTCGGTTACCACTGGCGTTACGGTGGTAATGCCCAGAGCGCGAAAGCCATGCTTGACGCGCAACCGCAAATTCTCGGCGCACTCGGATATTGGATGGGTGGGATGCCCGGTACACCGTGGTGGCGCGTGCGTGCCGAATCGGGTGGACAACACGTCGAACAGACAACACATATCTTTGACCTCGCCCGTTTCCTCGTCGGCAGTGACGGTAAAACCGTACACGGTGTCGCCGCAAGCGGTAGCATGACCCACATCGAGAATTACGATATCGATGACATCAGC contains these protein-coding regions:
- a CDS encoding sugar phosphate isomerase/epimerase, which produces MGFKFGYSTLRWQTPDFEELLTQLKDAGWDGWEMRQSLDWVGTPQHIRQVCNNTDLPIAAVTARGLPIDQDTEQMELNKRRIDFAAEVEADCFMFMGAGKPQDRPINNSDLAALADVSEAWAEYAAQYGLDVCYHIHTNTTVDSIDDWAKYMSLLRKCKLCIDVSHSALWGYDPIESIRRYSDVLVYVHLQDYCSVTGGDDDTPYDVGWVDVGAGTVMDFPGIMSTLEELNYDRWVTACPGQVEERSDLERMTVNREYLRQLGY
- a CDS encoding Gfo/Idh/MocA family oxidoreductase translates to MTKVKLGFIGTGGMAGAHMSNLKDNFEDVEFSAMCDISEDRAKQRAEEFGGNAYTDYRVMYDKEDLDAVYICTPPFAHGEQERIACEKGIAMFIEKPIHSELEPAIIINEYVEQSGVVTSVGYHWRYGGNAQSAKAMLDAQPQILGALGYWMGGMPGTPWWRVRAESGGQHVEQTTHIFDLARFLVGSDGKTVHGVAASGSMTHIENYDIDDISMVNIEFKNGAVANIVSACAMEGFGRVHLEVFTRGLVVTVGGSNEVNRGGETEPLSNEGGQDRDRVFIDAVKTGDTSQILSPYSDALETLRIMLAASTSFRTGKAVDL